The proteins below come from a single Triticum aestivum cultivar Chinese Spring chromosome 5D, IWGSC CS RefSeq v2.1, whole genome shotgun sequence genomic window:
- the LOC123124597 gene encoding extensin isoform X1 — MKILSSLPQPPSLPTFPSTSPDPAALPRAASYLAHPAGHRRSPTPHRLLPRAPRAAVAAPPRAASYLAYPARYCCRRHPTLLRHHGIPAGRLPPSTPHPHARRSPPERSFPSPCYPYHRRGRTPPPTASPATVDPLPTGLQPPRSLLHRRQGFSSPLFLVRIRCPSTGLAKPHRRPWIRRRDQSRRCLPPPRTGAPLNSDHHDEHRCCRSPPF, encoded by the exons atgaaaatccTGTCCTCTCTCCCGCAACCTCCCTCCCTCCCCACGTTTCCCTCAACCTCCCCCGATCCAGCCGCCCTACCCCGCGCCGCCTCCTACCTCGCCCACCCCGCGGGCCACCGCCGTAGCCCCACCCCGCATCGCCTCCTACCTCGTGCACCgcgggccgccgtcgccgccccacccCGCGCCGCCTCCTACCTCGCCTACCCCGCGCGCTACTGCTGCCGCCGCCACCCTACCCTGCTCCGCCACCACGGGATCCCGGCCGGTCGGCTTCCCCCGAGCACCCCCCACCCCCATGCGCGTCGGTCGCCGCCCGAGCGCTCCTTCCCTTCCCCGTGCTATCCCTACCACCGCCGCGGGCGCACCCCACCTCCAACCGCATCGCCGGCAACCGTCGACCCTCTTCCAACCGGCCTCCAACCACCTCGCTCCCTCCTACACCGCCGGCAAGGCTTCTCCTCCCCCTTGTTTCTCGTCCGGATCCGCTGCCCCTCCACGGGTCTGGCCAAACCGCACCGCCGGCCGTGGATCCGCCGTCGGGACCAATCCCGACGCTGCCTGCCTCCACCACGCACTGGTGCCCCACTGAACTCTGACCACCACGACGAACACCGATGTTGTAG GTCTCCGCCCTTTTGA
- the LOC123124597 gene encoding extensin isoform X2, which produces MKILSSLPQPPSLPTFPSTSPDPAALPRAASYLAHPAGHRRSPTPHRLLPRAPRAAVAAPPRAASYLAYPARYCCRRHPTLLRHHGIPAGRLPPSTPHPHARRSPPERSFPSPCYPYHRRGRTPPPTASPATVDPLPTGLQPPRSLLHRRQGFSSPLFLVRIRCPSTGLAKPHRRPWIRRRDQSRRCLPPPRTGAPLNSDHHDEHRCCLRPFD; this is translated from the exons atgaaaatccTGTCCTCTCTCCCGCAACCTCCCTCCCTCCCCACGTTTCCCTCAACCTCCCCCGATCCAGCCGCCCTACCCCGCGCCGCCTCCTACCTCGCCCACCCCGCGGGCCACCGCCGTAGCCCCACCCCGCATCGCCTCCTACCTCGTGCACCgcgggccgccgtcgccgccccacccCGCGCCGCCTCCTACCTCGCCTACCCCGCGCGCTACTGCTGCCGCCGCCACCCTACCCTGCTCCGCCACCACGGGATCCCGGCCGGTCGGCTTCCCCCGAGCACCCCCCACCCCCATGCGCGTCGGTCGCCGCCCGAGCGCTCCTTCCCTTCCCCGTGCTATCCCTACCACCGCCGCGGGCGCACCCCACCTCCAACCGCATCGCCGGCAACCGTCGACCCTCTTCCAACCGGCCTCCAACCACCTCGCTCCCTCCTACACCGCCGGCAAGGCTTCTCCTCCCCCTTGTTTCTCGTCCGGATCCGCTGCCCCTCCACGGGTCTGGCCAAACCGCACCGCCGGCCGTGGATCCGCCGTCGGGACCAATCCCGACGCTGCCTGCCTCCACCACGCACTGGTGCCCCACTGAACTCTGACCACCACGACGAACACCGATGTT GTCTCCGCCCTTTTGACTGA